A window of the Macadamia integrifolia cultivar HAES 741 unplaced genomic scaffold, SCU_Mint_v3 scaffold2872, whole genome shotgun sequence genome harbors these coding sequences:
- the LOC122067361 gene encoding pectinesterase-like, with amino-acid sequence MATTHRQPLLDTTKKSPTFSCKAIFLFLSATAIICPSAFVAYHLINNTTPHLSLPYQLCSRFHGPASCLQIFLNNSVPRIAEAIDVADHIRRRSNDAREEGPLADCVDLMKLSIDRVKDSAVAIGIGSTASLADAHTWLSSVLTNHETCLDGLNSGPTQSSIKAQILDLKAQAKTSLAMFTAISPSDEEVFRPLNGRLPSWVTSRDRKLLESLPKDVKVNANVVVAKDGSGKYQTVQQAVASAPDNGKSRYVIYIKKGTYKENVQIGKTKKNLMIVGDGMGSTIITGSLNVVDGSTTFNSATVAAVADGFIAQDIWFQNTAGPQKHQAVALRVGSDQSVINRCRIDAYQDTLYTHSLRQFYRDCYITGTVDFIFGNAAVVFQNCQVVPRKPMSGQQNTITAQGRTDPNQNTGTSIQNCQIIPSSDLSAVKSSVRSYLGRPWKEYSRTVVMQSNIGDFVDPQGWLAWSGDFALKTLYYGEYSNSGGGAGTSKRVRWAGYHVITSAAEASKFTVAQLIQGGVWLKSTGVTYTEGL; translated from the exons ATGGCAACCACCCACCGCCAACCTCTTCTAGACACTACTAAGAAGAGCCCCACTTTCTCCTGCAAAGCCATCTTCTTGTTCCTCTCTGCGACTGCTATTATCTGCCCATCAGCTTTCGTAGCTTACCATTTGATCAACAACACTACCCCCCATCTCTCTTTGCCATATCAATTATGTAGTAGGTTCCATGGCCCAGCCTCGTGCCTCCAGATCTTCTTGAACAACTCTGTCCCACGCATCGCCGAAGCCATCGATGTCGCCGACCATATCCGCCGCCGGAGCAATGATGCCCGTGAGGAGGGTCCTCTTGCTGACTGTGTGGATCTGATGAAACTCTCCATCGACCGTGTGAAGGACTCTGCCGTCGCCATCGGCATTGGTTCCACTGCCTCACTCGCCGACGCCCATACATGGCTAAGTAGCGTACTAACCAACCATGAGACTTGTTTAGATGGGCTCAATAGTGGGCCGACTCAATCATCCATAAAGGCCCAGATCCTTGACTTGAAAGCCCAGGCTAAAACCTCCTTAGCAATGTTCACTGCGATCTCACCGTCGGATGAAGAGGTATTCCGGCCATTGAACGGGAGACTCCCATCGTGGGTCACCAGTAGGGACCGTAAGCTTCTGGAGTCTCTTCCAAAGGATGTCAAGGTCAATGCCAACGTTGTGGTAGCCAAGGATGGTAGCGGGAAATACCAGACGGTGCAGCAAGCGGTGGCGTCGGCGCCGGACAATGGGAAGAGCAGGTACGTGATCTATATAAAGAAAGGAACTTACAAGGAGAACGTTCAGATtgggaagacgaagaagaaccTGATGATCGTTGGTGATGGCATGGGTTCTACCATCATTACAGGCAGCCTCAACGTGGTTGATGGATCCACAACCTTCAACTCGGCTAcagttg CTGCTGTTGCTGATGGATTCATAGCCCAAGACATCTGGTTCCAGAACACGGCCGGACCGCAGAAGCATCAAGCCGTCGCACTCCGGGTCGGTTCGGATCAATCCGTAATAAACCGGTGCAGGATAGACGCATACCAAGATACACTCTACACCCACAGCCTTCGTCAGTTCTACAGAGACTGTTACATCACCGGCACCGTCGATTTCATCTTTGGAAATGCAGCTGTTGTGTTCCAGAACTGTCAAGTGGTTCCTAGGAAACCCATGAGTGGCCAACAAAACACGATAACAGCCCAAGGTCGAACCGACCCGAACCAGAATACTGGGACTTCGATCCAGAATTGCCAGATCATACCAAGCTCTGATCTTTCAGCGGTGAAGAGCTCAGTACGGAGTTATCTTGGACGTCCATGGAAAGAGTACTCAAGGACGGTGGTGATGCAATCAAACATTGGGGACTTCGTTGATCCACAAGGATGGTTGGCTTGGAGTGGGGACTTTGCATTGAAGACACTATactatggggagtactcaaatAGCGGTGGGGGTGCAGGTACCAGCAAGAGAGTGAGATGGGCTGGTTATCATGTCATCACCAGTGCGGCAGAAGCAAGCAAATTCACTGTGGCACAGTTGATACAAGGTGGGGTATGGTTGAAATCAACTGGAGTGACTTATACTGAGGGTCTCTGA